One window of Alkaliphilus metalliredigens QYMF genomic DNA carries:
- the lepB gene encoding signal peptidase I — MKKKIMEWRKVIIFAAIISLVIAILARPTIITGESMTPTLGHGCVLFVNQLNYKTKEPTHGDIIVFKSNIKVDGKKIELIKRVIALEGEQITIGDGKVFINQEELEEPYIPQGMLTLGELDGVVPKGRVFVLGDNRINSTDSRSYKVGSVKVDAVVGKAYFRLLPLSLVGSVR; from the coding sequence ATGAAAAAGAAGATCATGGAGTGGCGTAAAGTGATTATTTTTGCTGCTATCATCTCCCTTGTCATAGCTATCCTTGCTAGACCCACAATTATCACTGGAGAATCAATGACCCCTACATTGGGACATGGATGTGTTTTATTTGTGAATCAGCTCAACTATAAAACAAAAGAGCCTACCCATGGAGATATCATTGTTTTCAAATCTAATATAAAGGTAGATGGAAAAAAAATTGAATTGATTAAACGTGTGATAGCCCTAGAGGGAGAGCAAATAACCATTGGAGACGGTAAGGTATTTATCAATCAAGAAGAATTAGAAGAGCCCTATATCCCCCAAGGCATGTTGACCCTTGGAGAGCTAGATGGGGTGGTACCAAAGGGGCGGGTTTTTGTACTGGGAGATAACCGAATCAACAGCACTGACAGTCGGAGCTATAAAGTAGGGTCAGTAAAAGTAGATGCAGTAGTGGGAAAAGCATATTTTAGACTTTTGCCATTGAGTCTTGTAGGATCCGTAAGATAG